A DNA window from Haloactinospora alba contains the following coding sequences:
- a CDS encoding sodium/glutamate symporter → MSPEIIGFSLLLLGVLLLIAKLVRVKWKLTQRLFLPSSIIGGGIALLLGPDILGSLVGLTGADWAEPLAENGLFGADILEVWGALPGLLISVIFAGMFLGKRIPKPREAGRLAGPQVAFGFTLSAGQYVLGLLLAILVLGPVFGLPPLTGALIEIGFEGGHGTAGGLGNTFEEVGFPEGQDLALGMATIGLLTGIIAGIILINWGVRSGKSTQLRAGSSPSVSEQMGLVEKENRRAAATLTVHPSSVEPLALHFGVLAIAVLIGQLILWALQYLESWLWADQLELFAYVPLFPLAMIGGIILQLLIDRFDKREIVDRQMVERIQGFSLDMLVISALGSLSLQVIAANIVPFLLLTVLGVVWCISAFVLLAPRMLPDYWFERGIGDFGQSMGVTATGLILMRVADPELRTPAYPAFGYKQLLLEPFFGGGLVTAAAIPLIVQFGPYPMLVVMAILLVAAVLTGMLVFGRKRNRQATSDTAAQ, encoded by the coding sequence TTGTCCCCTGAAATCATCGGTTTCTCGCTGCTGCTTCTCGGCGTACTATTGCTGATCGCCAAGCTCGTGCGAGTCAAGTGGAAACTGACCCAACGCCTCTTCCTCCCCAGCTCCATCATCGGCGGCGGCATCGCCCTCCTCCTCGGGCCCGACATCCTGGGCAGCCTGGTGGGCCTGACCGGTGCCGACTGGGCGGAGCCCCTCGCGGAGAACGGCCTCTTCGGCGCGGACATCCTGGAAGTCTGGGGTGCGCTTCCCGGCCTGTTGATCTCGGTCATCTTCGCCGGCATGTTCCTGGGCAAACGCATCCCCAAACCACGGGAAGCGGGACGGCTCGCCGGCCCCCAGGTCGCGTTCGGTTTCACGCTCAGCGCCGGACAGTACGTCCTGGGCCTGCTGCTCGCCATCCTCGTCCTGGGCCCCGTCTTCGGCCTGCCCCCACTGACCGGCGCGCTCATCGAGATCGGATTCGAGGGCGGCCACGGCACGGCCGGCGGCCTGGGGAACACCTTCGAGGAGGTGGGCTTCCCCGAAGGCCAGGACCTCGCCCTCGGCATGGCCACCATCGGCCTGCTCACCGGCATCATCGCCGGGATCATCCTGATCAACTGGGGCGTACGCAGCGGTAAGAGCACCCAGCTCCGCGCCGGGTCCTCCCCCTCGGTCTCGGAGCAGATGGGCCTGGTGGAGAAGGAGAACCGGCGCGCCGCCGCGACCCTGACCGTGCACCCCTCCTCCGTGGAACCGCTCGCACTGCACTTCGGGGTGCTCGCGATCGCCGTGCTCATCGGCCAGCTCATCCTCTGGGCGCTGCAGTACCTGGAGTCCTGGCTGTGGGCCGACCAGCTGGAACTGTTCGCCTACGTTCCCCTGTTCCCCCTGGCCATGATCGGCGGCATCATCCTCCAGCTCCTCATCGACCGGTTCGACAAGCGAGAGATCGTCGACCGGCAGATGGTGGAACGCATCCAGGGCTTCTCCCTGGACATGCTGGTGATCTCCGCCCTGGGGTCGCTCTCCCTGCAGGTCATCGCGGCCAACATCGTCCCGTTCCTGCTGCTGACCGTGCTCGGCGTGGTGTGGTGTATCAGCGCCTTCGTGCTGCTCGCCCCCCGCATGCTCCCGGACTACTGGTTCGAGCGCGGTATCGGCGACTTCGGCCAGTCGATGGGCGTCACCGCGACCGGCCTGATCCTGATGCGCGTCGCCGACCCGGAACTGCGCACCCCCGCCTACCCCGCGTTCGGTTACAAACAGCTCCTGCTGGAACCGTTCTTCGGCGGCGGACTGGTCACCGCGGCCGCCATCCCGTTGATCGTCCAGTTCGGGCCGTACCCGATGCTGGTCGTCATGGCGATCCTCCTGGTCGCGGCGGTACTCACCGGGATGCTGGTGTTCGGCAGGAAACGGAACCGCCAGGCCACCAGCGACACCGCGGCACAGTGA